The following proteins are co-located in the Polymorphospora rubra genome:
- a CDS encoding transposase, translating into MTIPEADDLPAPHSFDQGCAPTHRVVAGLPLPHGNGPVEGADTKVRILGRQMCGKTGFALLRRRILLA; encoded by the coding sequence ATGACCATCCCCGAGGCCGACGACCTGCCCGCACCGCACTCCTTCGACCAAGGCTGCGCACCGACCCACCGAGTCGTGGCCGGCCTGCCCCTGCCCCACGGCAACGGCCCCGTCGAAGGCGCCGACACCAAGGTCAGGATTCTCGGACGGCAGATGTGCGGCAAAACAGGATTCGCGCTTCTACGTCGACGAATCCTGCTCGCATAG
- a CDS encoding AMP-dependent synthetase/ligase, whose protein sequence is MAEVDVQGGAVASVDVGTVAPGLADRVWINAKEAPRAVQFVRPAPVSRAWPARRQVRGGGDLSVTCEQFRDDVLAIARGFVAAGVRHGDRVALLSRTRYEWTLVDYALWAIGAVTVPIYDTASPDQVGWILSDSAAVGCVVETPAHGEMVAGLRLDLPALREVWQIESGDLIALAGQGRTVDDARVDDRRARVAGGDMATIVYTSGTTGRPKGCVLTHRNIHRDVTSAVAVLPELLHPRASTVLFLPLAHAFARLIQVGMVQTRATMVHSAGMSGALDQLRRFRPTFILAVPRIFEKLHAQAHQKADDARRGRLFAAADRVAVRYSRALDKPGGPGMLLRLARGGCDLLAYRKLRAALGGRCRMAIVGGAPLDERLEHFFRGAGIVVLEGYGLTETSPTLTANLPSAQRIGTVGRPLPGVEIRIADDGEILAHGDVVFPGYWNNPDATRATFTEDGWLCTGDLGDLDRDGFLRLTGRKKEIIVTAAGKNIAPVPIEEAVRAHPLISQCMLVGAGRPYVAALVTIDPHAWLRWRSAHGRPDASVATMRDDPQLRGEVQSAVDRANETLSKAEQVKTFRILPRDFTETDGEITPTLKIKRDMVEAHHGADIDALYHGH, encoded by the coding sequence GTGGCGGAGGTGGATGTGCAGGGCGGTGCTGTCGCGTCGGTGGACGTGGGAACGGTGGCGCCGGGCCTGGCGGACCGGGTGTGGATCAATGCCAAGGAGGCTCCGCGGGCGGTGCAGTTCGTACGGCCGGCCCCGGTGTCGCGGGCGTGGCCGGCGCGGCGGCAGGTACGGGGCGGCGGCGACCTGTCGGTGACCTGCGAGCAGTTCCGCGACGACGTCCTGGCCATCGCTCGCGGGTTCGTCGCCGCCGGCGTGCGGCACGGTGACCGGGTCGCACTGCTGAGCCGGACCCGGTACGAGTGGACCCTGGTCGACTACGCCCTGTGGGCAATCGGGGCGGTGACCGTGCCGATCTACGACACCGCCAGTCCTGATCAGGTGGGATGGATCCTGTCGGACTCCGCAGCCGTGGGCTGCGTGGTGGAGACGCCCGCACACGGCGAGATGGTGGCGGGGCTGCGGCTGGACCTACCGGCCCTGCGTGAGGTCTGGCAGATCGAATCGGGCGACCTGATCGCCCTGGCCGGGCAGGGGCGTACGGTCGACGATGCGCGGGTCGACGACCGTCGCGCGCGGGTGGCCGGCGGTGACATGGCCACGATCGTGTACACCAGCGGCACGACCGGCCGTCCCAAGGGTTGCGTGCTGACCCACCGCAACATCCACCGCGACGTGACCAGCGCCGTCGCGGTGCTGCCGGAGTTGCTGCACCCGCGGGCGTCGACGGTGCTGTTCCTGCCACTCGCGCATGCGTTCGCCCGACTGATCCAGGTGGGGATGGTGCAGACCCGGGCCACGATGGTGCACAGCGCGGGCATGTCGGGGGCGCTGGACCAGCTACGCAGGTTCCGGCCCACCTTCATCCTGGCGGTGCCGCGGATCTTCGAGAAGCTGCACGCCCAGGCCCACCAGAAGGCCGACGACGCCCGCCGCGGACGACTGTTCGCCGCCGCCGACCGGGTGGCGGTGCGCTACAGCCGCGCCCTCGACAAGCCGGGCGGGCCGGGCATGCTGCTACGGCTCGCCCGTGGCGGGTGCGACCTGCTGGCGTACCGGAAGCTGCGGGCGGCGCTGGGTGGACGGTGCCGGATGGCGATCGTCGGCGGGGCGCCCCTCGACGAGCGGCTCGAACACTTCTTCCGCGGCGCCGGCATCGTGGTGTTGGAGGGGTACGGCCTCACCGAGACCTCGCCGACACTCACGGCGAACCTTCCCTCGGCGCAGCGAATCGGCACGGTCGGTCGTCCCCTGCCCGGGGTCGAGATCCGCATCGCCGACGACGGCGAGATCCTCGCCCACGGCGACGTCGTCTTTCCGGGCTACTGGAACAACCCGGACGCCACCCGCGCGACCTTCACCGAGGACGGCTGGCTGTGCACCGGTGATCTCGGCGATCTCGACCGCGACGGGTTCCTGCGGCTCACCGGCCGCAAGAAGGAAATCATCGTCACCGCGGCCGGCAAGAACATCGCACCGGTGCCGATCGAGGAGGCCGTCCGCGCTCATCCGCTGATCAGCCAGTGCATGCTCGTCGGCGCTGGCCGCCCGTACGTGGCCGCACTGGTCACCATCGACCCGCACGCATGGCTGCGCTGGCGCTCCGCACACGGCCGGCCGGACGCCTCCGTCGCCACGATGCGGGACGATCCGCAGTTGCGCGGCGAGGTGCAGTCCGCCGTCGACCGGGCCAACGAAACGCTGTCGAAGGCGGAGCAGGTCAAGACCTTCCGGATCCTGCCCCGGGACTTCACCGAAACCGACGGGGAGATCACCCCGACCCTGAAGATCAAACGCGACATGGTCGAAGCGCACCACGGCGCCGACATCGACGCCCTCTACCACGGCCACTGA
- a CDS encoding LysR family transcriptional regulator — protein METRELRYFVTVAEELHFSRAAERLGIAQPPLSRAIAQLERRLGVTLLDRNRRGVTLTDAGRVLLDEARTVLDATSAAARRTRRAASATNRLTLATKAGTNHELLRKLLDAHAGEPDAVDIDVLLCGMGEQARMLRDGRADVALMQRPFDALAGFDTEDLLTEQQVAILPAGHPLAARTSLTMADISDVADLPVARWPRQDGIYEPGPGPEIHDQSQLAQLIALGHTMAVLCASSRSWLWNGHAAVPLTDAPHVTTVLAWPPHSRSRAVAGLLRTATRLR, from the coding sequence CTGGAGACCCGCGAGCTCAGGTACTTCGTCACCGTCGCCGAGGAGCTGCACTTCAGCCGGGCGGCCGAGCGCCTCGGCATCGCCCAGCCCCCGTTGTCCCGGGCGATTGCGCAGCTCGAGCGGCGCCTCGGTGTCACCCTGCTCGATCGCAACCGCCGCGGCGTCACCCTCACCGACGCGGGTCGGGTACTGCTCGACGAGGCCCGCACCGTCCTCGACGCGACCAGCGCAGCCGCCCGCCGCACCCGACGCGCCGCATCCGCCACGAACCGGCTGACGCTGGCGACGAAGGCCGGCACGAACCACGAGCTGCTACGGAAACTCCTGGACGCCCACGCCGGCGAACCTGACGCGGTTGACATTGACGTGCTGCTGTGCGGAATGGGAGAACAGGCGCGGATGCTGCGCGACGGCCGCGCCGACGTGGCTCTCATGCAGCGGCCTTTCGACGCTCTCGCCGGGTTCGACACCGAGGACCTGCTGACCGAGCAACAGGTCGCCATCCTGCCCGCCGGGCATCCTCTCGCCGCCCGTACGTCGCTGACCATGGCGGACATCAGCGACGTGGCGGATCTGCCGGTCGCCCGCTGGCCCCGTCAAGACGGCATCTACGAACCCGGCCCAGGCCCCGAGATCCACGACCAGTCGCAGCTGGCCCAGCTGATCGCCCTCGGGCACACCATGGCCGTCCTCTGCGCCTCTTCCCGATCCTGGCTGTGGAACGGGCATGCCGCCGTCCCCCTGACCGACGCACCTCACGTCACCACCGTTCTCGCCTGGCCCCCGCACAGCCGCTCGCGGGCCGTCGCCGGGCTCCTCCGCACGGCAACCAGGCTGCGATAG
- a CDS encoding VOC family protein: MSNAAEIKLWHTMSFRDADAMIAWLGAIGFVEHATYRDEADPSVVVHAEWLWPGGGGIMFGSERADGAVTNVGGSAAYLVTDDPDTVFQRAVDAGATVLRELVDQDYGGRGGSVTDPEGNHWSFGSYQPS; this comes from the coding sequence ATGAGCAACGCAGCGGAGATCAAGCTCTGGCACACCATGTCCTTCCGCGACGCCGACGCGATGATCGCCTGGCTGGGCGCGATCGGATTCGTCGAGCACGCGACCTACCGGGACGAGGCCGACCCCTCGGTCGTCGTGCACGCCGAGTGGCTGTGGCCCGGCGGTGGGGGCATCATGTTCGGCAGCGAGCGCGCCGACGGAGCGGTTACCAACGTGGGCGGCTCCGCGGCGTACCTGGTCACCGACGACCCCGACACCGTCTTCCAGCGTGCCGTCGACGCCGGGGCGACGGTGCTCCGCGAGCTGGTCGACCAGGACTACGGCGGCCGCGGCGGCAGCGTAACGGACCCGGAGGGCAACCACTGGTCGTTCGGGAGCTACCAGCCTTCCTGA
- a CDS encoding cellulose binding domain-containing protein → MTQTWKATTRAVVAGVLIGATALIGPLTAPTHAAPGQPSGAAAPTPTPDRGSIHDVIPARILDRMTAQAPLIDAANVIRTAVDAAPPRGYAGIGLVDDHVTLWWKGALPADIAAAVATARRTAPVEVAAATYSRAELKKAAAKLRTAVDADPTGATHALRLRTDGSGIDVAVDDAAGARLPKLPATGVSTRIVRSEPMVERSRFDDAAPYDGGIGIGFTTYGCTAGFGVRDAVSGTGYLLSAEHCGAIGSPWHIAWNTTTNTGTLVGYAVASNDDHDTMLISTSSPGSHIYVGGQHDEVRAEVVGWTEVFPGQLLCQSGYTSAGELGGPVCNLRVEFHYDDIEDLVEATQLDGEESARGGDSGGPVYAVNPDGTVLAAGTTTRSAGPGFGFQDFATARDDYGDIVPATALASSCRVSFVVTNSWSTGYTASVTVYNDGPAVNGWTLGWAFPAGQVVQGHWNGVFQQTGAAVTVTNENYNAAIPTGGAVSFGYSADGLPTTPAPFTLNGTTCN, encoded by the coding sequence ATGACACAGACCTGGAAGGCGACCACCCGCGCGGTGGTCGCCGGCGTACTGATCGGCGCCACGGCACTGATCGGCCCGCTGACGGCGCCCACCCACGCGGCGCCCGGCCAGCCGTCCGGGGCGGCGGCACCGACGCCGACGCCCGACCGCGGCTCCATCCACGATGTCATCCCGGCGCGGATCCTGGACAGGATGACCGCCCAGGCCCCCCTGATCGACGCGGCCAACGTCATCCGCACCGCTGTCGACGCCGCCCCGCCGCGCGGCTACGCCGGCATCGGGCTCGTCGACGACCACGTCACCCTCTGGTGGAAGGGCGCCCTGCCCGCCGACATCGCGGCGGCGGTGGCGACCGCCCGCCGCACCGCGCCGGTCGAGGTGGCCGCCGCCACCTACTCGCGTGCCGAACTGAAGAAGGCGGCGGCGAAACTCCGGACCGCGGTCGACGCCGACCCGACCGGCGCCACCCACGCACTCCGGTTGCGCACCGACGGCTCCGGCATCGACGTCGCCGTCGACGACGCCGCCGGCGCGAGACTTCCGAAGCTGCCGGCGACCGGGGTCAGCACCCGGATCGTCCGGAGCGAGCCGATGGTCGAACGGTCCCGGTTCGACGACGCCGCACCGTACGACGGCGGGATCGGGATCGGGTTCACCACCTACGGCTGCACCGCCGGCTTCGGCGTACGCGACGCCGTCTCCGGCACCGGCTACCTGCTCAGCGCCGAACACTGCGGAGCCATCGGCTCGCCCTGGCACATCGCCTGGAACACCACCACCAACACCGGGACCCTGGTCGGCTACGCGGTCGCCAGCAACGACGACCACGACACCATGCTGATCTCGACCTCGTCGCCCGGCAGCCACATCTACGTCGGCGGCCAGCACGACGAGGTCCGCGCCGAGGTCGTCGGCTGGACCGAGGTCTTCCCCGGACAGCTGCTCTGCCAGTCCGGATACACCTCGGCCGGCGAACTCGGCGGCCCGGTCTGCAACCTGCGGGTCGAGTTCCACTACGACGACATCGAGGACCTGGTCGAGGCCACCCAGCTCGACGGCGAGGAATCGGCCCGCGGCGGCGACAGCGGCGGCCCGGTCTACGCGGTCAACCCCGACGGCACCGTCCTGGCGGCCGGCACCACCACCCGCTCCGCCGGCCCCGGCTTCGGCTTCCAGGACTTCGCCACCGCCCGCGACGACTACGGCGACATCGTCCCGGCGACCGCACTCGCGAGCAGCTGCCGGGTCTCCTTCGTGGTAACCAACTCCTGGAGCACCGGATACACGGCCAGCGTCACCGTCTACAACGACGGCCCCGCCGTCAACGGCTGGACGCTGGGGTGGGCCTTCCCCGCAGGCCAGGTCGTCCAGGGCCACTGGAACGGGGTCTTCCAGCAGACCGGTGCCGCGGTCACGGTGACCAACGAGAACTACAACGCCGCCATCCCGACCGGTGGCGCGGTCAGCTTCGGCTACAGCGCCGACGGCCTGCCCACCACCCCGGCGCCCTTCACCCTCAACGGCACGACCTGCAACTGA
- a CDS encoding M23 family metallopeptidase, which produces MTISHASGYVTRYLHMVRQASVTVGQQVGQGQLLGYVGSTGNSTGPHLHFEIRRNGAVYNLAPAYSCGGTVTKGAPINLPFADLAPADAIPERFAFVNSAGVAFAKDGAYSPWQAINAGGATKVALSGNWIGWLQSGNFYAKDGIHGQWLPLAEGGQVSEIAVSGGGWFAFVGGGNYFAKQGAYAAWLTMAGGGQVSEIAVNG; this is translated from the coding sequence GTGACGATCTCCCACGCCAGCGGATACGTCACCAGATATCTGCACATGGTGCGGCAGGCCTCGGTCACCGTCGGTCAGCAGGTCGGGCAGGGTCAACTGCTCGGGTACGTCGGCAGCACCGGCAACTCCACCGGCCCCCACCTGCACTTCGAGATCCGGCGCAACGGGGCGGTGTACAACCTCGCCCCGGCGTACTCCTGCGGTGGAACCGTGACCAAGGGCGCGCCGATCAACCTGCCGTTCGCGGACCTGGCACCGGCCGATGCGATCCCTGAGCGGTTCGCGTTCGTGAACTCGGCCGGTGTGGCGTTCGCCAAGGACGGCGCGTACTCGCCCTGGCAGGCGATCAACGCCGGCGGCGCCACCAAGGTCGCCCTCAGCGGCAACTGGATCGGCTGGCTGCAAAGCGGAAACTTCTACGCCAAGGACGGCATCCACGGCCAGTGGCTGCCCCTCGCCGAGGGTGGACAGGTCAGCGAGATCGCGGTCAGCGGTGGCGGCTGGTTCGCGTTCGTCGGCGGCGGAAACTACTTCGCCAAGCAGGGCGCCTATGCCGCATGGCTGACCATGGCCGGCGGCGGGCAGGTCAGCGAGATCGCCGTCAACGGCTGA
- a CDS encoding class I SAM-dependent DNA methyltransferase codes for MHDSDGYFGRDVAAKYDDPTSEMSDPAVVGETVDVLAEIAGGGRALELGIGTGRIALPLAGRGVPVHGIDLSRAMVDQMRTKPGGDAIDVTIGDFATTKVDGTFSLAFLVFNTIMNLTTQEAQVACFRNVADHLEPGGCFIIEVMVPELRRLPHGQNIVPYQASPTGWAYDVYDVATQGTTSNYVRIVDGVGSYRSIPFRYVWPSELDLMAQLAGLRLRDRWDGWNRMPFTHESRQHVSVWEKQIG; via the coding sequence ATGCATGACTCGGATGGGTATTTCGGTAGAGATGTGGCGGCCAAATACGACGATCCCACGTCGGAGATGTCCGATCCCGCCGTCGTCGGGGAGACGGTCGACGTACTGGCCGAAATCGCCGGCGGGGGCCGCGCACTGGAGCTGGGCATCGGGACAGGCCGCATCGCGTTGCCGCTCGCCGGCAGGGGCGTACCCGTACATGGCATCGACCTGTCCCGCGCGATGGTCGACCAGATGCGCACCAAGCCGGGCGGTGACGCGATTGACGTCACGATCGGCGACTTCGCCACCACGAAGGTCGACGGGACATTCTCGCTGGCCTTCCTGGTCTTCAACACGATCATGAACCTGACCACCCAGGAAGCCCAGGTGGCCTGCTTCCGCAACGTCGCCGACCACCTGGAGCCGGGTGGCTGCTTCATCATCGAGGTGATGGTCCCCGAGTTGCGGCGGCTCCCCCACGGCCAGAACATCGTGCCCTACCAGGCCAGCCCCACCGGCTGGGCGTATGACGTCTATGACGTCGCCACCCAGGGCACGACCTCCAACTACGTTCGCATCGTCGACGGGGTCGGGTCGTATCGCTCGATTCCCTTCCGTTACGTTTGGCCGTCCGAACTGGACCTGATGGCACAACTCGCCGGACTTCGCCTTCGCGATCGCTGGGACGGTTGGAATCGAATGCCGTTCACCCACGAGAGCCGACAGCACGTGTCGGTCTGGGAGAAGCAGATCGGCTAG
- a CDS encoding ABC-F family ATP-binding cassette domain-containing protein — protein sequence MSTKSAVTLRDLTFEWPDGTVALTGVNGTFGAGRTGLIGRNGAGKSTLLRLIAGELQPSSGQIDTSAEVGYLPQTLTLRPDTRIAELLGIQSILDALRAIESGDVDQRHFDAVGDDWDIESRADEALHQIGFSATDLDRRVAEVSGGEAMLIAITGLRIRRTPITLLDEPTNNLDHATRAKLADFVDQWPGTLIVVSHDLELLEHMENTTELHSGTLDTFGGPYSAWKEHQEQEQAAAVQAARSAQQALKVEKRQRIEAETKLARRERTAKKTQKDGGIPKILAGNRASRAQASAGSLRSTLDDKVQAAQAAVDAADARVREEEHIRLVLPDPDVPRGRRLAELEDDGRSIVVQGPERVALIGANGTGKSTLIEQLVRRAEPTPGRPHGRLVTELVGYLPQRLDGLDDAASAMENVRAVAPGMPAGTIRNQLARLLLRGDSVDRAVRTLSGGERFRVSLARLLLAEPPAQLLILDEPTNNLDITSVEQLAEALDAYRGALLIVSHDFAFLERIGVDTIIELDGNGRMHQRRGLGV from the coding sequence ATGTCGACGAAATCTGCCGTCACCCTGCGTGACCTGACCTTCGAGTGGCCCGACGGCACCGTCGCGCTCACCGGCGTCAACGGCACATTCGGCGCCGGCCGGACCGGGCTGATCGGTCGTAATGGCGCAGGCAAGTCCACCCTGCTCCGCCTCATCGCCGGCGAACTGCAGCCGAGTAGCGGGCAGATCGATACCAGCGCCGAAGTCGGTTACCTACCGCAGACGCTCACGCTACGACCGGACACCAGGATTGCCGAACTGCTCGGCATTCAGTCGATCCTCGACGCGCTGAGAGCGATCGAGTCCGGTGACGTCGACCAGCGCCACTTCGATGCGGTCGGCGATGACTGGGACATCGAGTCCCGTGCCGACGAGGCACTGCACCAAATCGGGTTCTCCGCCACGGACCTCGACCGTCGCGTTGCCGAGGTCTCCGGCGGGGAGGCCATGTTGATCGCGATCACCGGGCTACGGATCCGCCGCACGCCGATCACGCTGCTCGACGAGCCCACGAACAACCTCGACCACGCGACGCGCGCCAAGCTGGCCGATTTCGTCGACCAGTGGCCGGGGACGCTCATCGTCGTCAGCCACGACCTTGAACTGCTGGAGCACATGGAGAACACCACCGAGTTGCACAGCGGCACGCTGGACACGTTCGGCGGCCCGTACAGCGCCTGGAAGGAGCACCAGGAGCAGGAGCAGGCAGCCGCCGTGCAGGCCGCCCGTTCGGCTCAACAGGCGCTCAAGGTCGAAAAGCGACAGCGCATCGAGGCGGAGACGAAGCTGGCCCGTCGCGAGCGGACCGCAAAGAAGACCCAGAAGGACGGCGGCATCCCAAAAATCCTCGCAGGCAACCGCGCCAGCAGGGCCCAGGCATCCGCCGGGTCGCTTCGCTCCACACTCGACGACAAGGTCCAGGCCGCGCAGGCCGCCGTCGACGCCGCCGACGCACGCGTCCGCGAGGAGGAGCACATCCGTCTCGTCCTGCCCGACCCGGATGTCCCGCGGGGGCGACGCCTGGCCGAACTCGAGGACGACGGCCGGAGCATCGTTGTCCAGGGGCCGGAACGGGTAGCGCTCATCGGCGCGAACGGCACCGGGAAGTCGACCCTGATCGAACAGCTTGTCCGCCGCGCCGAGCCGACTCCCGGGCGACCTCACGGCCGCCTCGTCACCGAACTCGTCGGGTATCTGCCGCAGCGTCTCGACGGACTCGACGACGCCGCCAGCGCCATGGAGAACGTCCGGGCGGTTGCGCCGGGCATGCCGGCCGGCACCATCCGCAACCAGCTCGCGCGGCTGCTGCTTCGTGGTGACAGCGTGGACCGTGCGGTCCGTACGCTGTCCGGCGGTGAGCGGTTCCGCGTCTCGCTCGCCCGGCTCCTCCTGGCCGAGCCGCCCGCACAGCTGCTGATCCTGGACGAGCCGACGAACAACCTCGACATCACGAGTGTCGAGCAACTCGCCGAAGCACTGGATGCCTACCGCGGCGCGCTTCTCATCGTCAGCCACGACTTCGCGTTTCTGGAGCGGATCGGCGTCGACACCATCATCGAGCTTGACGGAAACGGACGGATGCACCAACGCCGGGGCTTGGGCGTCTGA
- a CDS encoding helix-turn-helix domain-containing protein, whose amino-acid sequence MGVVIPRALQPYVASLSTYDIDMGAPGVHRGLPGTTLTFVLPVGEPLDIGWRGDDASRGRRWTTLSGLHAGPAEIHHDGKQTGVQLDLTTAGARALLGMPAAELASTLVELDDVVPSLRHLPEQLADCAPEARAALVADALLDRLTDHDEPRAEVGRALARLTRGATVQDVADDVGYSRRHLGTLVRRECGMTPQEVRRLGRFERTRAVLGRVPLAEAAQRCGYADQAHLTREWVRFAGCSPTTWLREEFPFLQDLHADGGGESGA is encoded by the coding sequence GTGGGCGTGGTGATTCCCCGGGCGCTGCAGCCGTACGTCGCCTCGTTGTCGACGTACGACATCGACATGGGCGCGCCCGGGGTGCACCGCGGGCTACCGGGCACGACACTGACGTTCGTGCTGCCGGTCGGGGAGCCGCTCGACATCGGCTGGCGCGGCGACGACGCGAGCCGTGGGCGCCGGTGGACGACGCTGTCGGGGCTGCACGCCGGCCCGGCCGAGATCCACCACGACGGAAAGCAGACCGGGGTGCAGCTGGACCTGACCACGGCCGGGGCGCGGGCACTGCTCGGGATGCCGGCGGCCGAGCTGGCCAGCACGCTGGTCGAGCTCGACGACGTCGTACCGTCCCTGCGGCACCTCCCGGAGCAGCTCGCCGACTGCGCGCCCGAGGCTCGGGCGGCCCTCGTCGCCGACGCACTGCTGGATCGGCTGACCGACCACGACGAACCGCGGGCCGAGGTCGGTCGCGCTCTCGCCCGGCTGACCCGCGGCGCAACCGTCCAGGACGTCGCCGACGACGTCGGCTACAGCCGCCGCCACCTCGGCACGCTGGTCCGCCGCGAGTGCGGGATGACGCCGCAGGAGGTACGCCGCCTGGGCCGCTTCGAGCGAACCCGTGCCGTGCTGGGCCGGGTGCCACTGGCCGAGGCCGCGCAGCGGTGCGGGTACGCCGACCAGGCCCACCTGACACGCGAGTGGGTACGGTTCGCGGGGTGCTCGCCGACGACCTGGTTGCGCGAGGAGTTCCCATTCCTTCAAGACCTGCACGCCGACGGTGGGGGAGAGTCGGGGGCATGA
- a CDS encoding SIR2 family NAD-dependent protein deacylase: MESVLPPGVAPLLGQAGRVVVLSGAGMSADSGVPTFRDELTGLWARFDAHQLATAEAFHADPDLVWGWYEWRRARVRRAQPNPGHRATATIEALIPDTVVITQNVDDLHERAGSRAPIHLHGSLFAPRCVAEDGHPAVFPDSEDDEAADPGTGSRLSPPSCVRCGALVRPGVVWFGEVLPEAALTAAVEAAAACDVLLAVGTSGVVYPAAEIPRIAARSGAAVIQINPQPTSLDQICTVNLRGSAAQVLPTLVEAAFGIAGQA; the protein is encoded by the coding sequence ATGGAGAGTGTTCTGCCTCCGGGGGTCGCCCCACTCCTTGGCCAGGCGGGTCGGGTCGTCGTGCTCAGTGGCGCCGGGATGTCGGCCGACAGCGGCGTACCGACCTTCCGTGACGAGCTCACCGGGCTGTGGGCCCGCTTCGACGCCCACCAGCTCGCCACCGCGGAGGCGTTCCACGCGGATCCGGACCTGGTGTGGGGTTGGTACGAGTGGCGTCGGGCGCGGGTGCGCCGGGCCCAGCCCAACCCCGGACACCGCGCCACGGCCACCATCGAAGCCCTGATCCCCGATACCGTCGTCATCACCCAGAACGTTGACGACCTGCACGAGCGGGCGGGATCCCGGGCGCCGATACACCTGCACGGGAGTCTTTTCGCACCCCGCTGTGTGGCGGAGGACGGCCACCCGGCGGTCTTTCCAGACAGCGAGGACGACGAGGCCGCCGATCCGGGAACGGGAAGCCGGCTGTCGCCGCCCAGTTGTGTGCGCTGTGGCGCACTCGTCCGTCCCGGCGTGGTGTGGTTCGGTGAAGTGCTGCCCGAGGCTGCGTTGACCGCGGCGGTCGAAGCCGCCGCGGCCTGCGACGTGCTGCTGGCCGTCGGCACCTCCGGCGTGGTGTACCCGGCCGCCGAGATTCCCCGGATCGCGGCACGCTCCGGCGCTGCCGTCATCCAGATCAACCCGCAGCCGACGTCACTCGACCAGATCTGCACCGTCAACCTGCGCGGATCCGCGGCCCAGGTCCTTCCCACCCTGGTCGAGGCCGCGTTCGGCATCGCCGGGCAGGCGTGA
- a CDS encoding SDR family oxidoreductase, translating to MSDKKTALITGANKGLGYEIAAGLGALGHRLAVGARDQARGEAAVKRLHDAGVDAFAVPLDVTSDRSVAQAAELIERQGGRLDVLVNNAGISGETGPGWVQDPTTLDLEVVRTVVDTNVYGVIRVTNAMLPMLRRSASPRIVNISSSVGSVTWQADPDIEVGPVMAAYSPTKSYLNAVTVHYARQFTGTDILINAACPGLVATDFTGFQGRPPREAAATAIRLATLPDGGPTGSFFNDDGVIPW from the coding sequence ATGAGCGACAAGAAGACCGCGCTGATAACCGGCGCGAACAAGGGACTCGGATACGAGATCGCGGCAGGGCTGGGCGCACTGGGCCACCGCCTCGCGGTGGGGGCCCGCGACCAGGCCCGGGGCGAGGCGGCCGTGAAGAGGCTGCACGACGCCGGAGTGGACGCGTTCGCGGTTCCACTGGACGTCACCAGCGACCGGAGCGTCGCGCAGGCCGCGGAACTGATCGAACGCCAGGGCGGACGCCTGGACGTTCTGGTCAACAACGCCGGCATCTCGGGAGAGACGGGACCGGGATGGGTCCAGGATCCCACCACCCTCGACCTCGAGGTCGTCCGTACGGTCGTGGACACCAACGTCTACGGCGTGATCCGGGTGACCAACGCGATGCTGCCGATGTTGCGGCGCTCGGCCTCCCCGCGCATCGTCAACATCTCCAGCAGCGTCGGGTCGGTGACCTGGCAGGCGGACCCGGACATCGAAGTCGGCCCGGTCATGGCGGCCTACTCGCCGACGAAGTCGTACCTCAACGCCGTCACCGTGCACTACGCGCGGCAGTTCACCGGCACGGACATCCTCATCAACGCCGCCTGCCCCGGCCTGGTCGCGACCGACTTCACCGGCTTCCAGGGCCGGCCTCCCCGCGAGGCCGCGGCAACCGCGATCCGGCTCGCCACACTGCCCGACGGCGGGCCGACCGGCTCGTTCTTCAACGACGACGGCGTCATCCCCTGGTAA